In Nocardia asteroides, the following proteins share a genomic window:
- a CDS encoding 2Fe-2S iron-sulfur cluster-binding protein — MAVVTFVSHDGEKHEAPIEEDQSLMQVATNNAVPGVDGDCGGEAACGTCHVVVDPQWIEQVGRSGADEEEMLAMNPERQPTSRLSCQMMASTAWDGLIVHLPEFQM, encoded by the coding sequence ATGGCAGTTGTCACCTTTGTCTCCCACGACGGCGAGAAGCACGAGGCGCCGATCGAGGAAGACCAGTCGCTGATGCAGGTCGCGACCAACAACGCTGTGCCCGGCGTCGACGGGGACTGCGGAGGCGAAGCTGCCTGCGGCACCTGCCATGTGGTTGTCGATCCGCAGTGGATCGAGCAGGTCGGGCGTTCCGGCGCCGATGAGGAGGAGATGCTCGCGATGAACCCCGAGCGCCAGCCGACCTCCCGGCTGTCGTGCCAGATGATGGCATCGACGGCTTGGGATGGCTTGATCGTCCACCTACCCGAGTTCCAGATGTAA
- a CDS encoding helix-turn-helix domain-containing protein has protein sequence MNLNDEGVPPLMFVQLLESQALDPDAAARLRDIMAREGIDETTLIQRNIQAPIRWFREVYPALDVDQATSLGFAFAEQAQLTSFGPLSFPLVSAGSVAEIVELLTYLPLISTALSPQFHPSDEGLTVGLAAHTGDSALNCLVVAYSGSALLRLLDMLAGDMPTVTLHLSWSAPNFLADNEDALAGRLFFDAPTSFLSVPADTLNEVCRFSDPVAYRLAIVDLQRTLDQRSKTMSFSEKVRRLLEEDPGKRSKDWVAHELSISTSTLKRRLSEEGTTFRELRESFLRDRAMLRLLDRSMSVSEIAADLGYSDLANFSHAFKRWTGRSPSEFRHE, from the coding sequence GTGAACCTCAACGACGAGGGCGTGCCTCCGCTCATGTTCGTGCAACTGCTCGAGAGCCAAGCGCTCGACCCGGACGCCGCCGCTCGGCTTCGCGACATCATGGCTCGCGAAGGAATTGACGAGACGACGTTGATCCAACGCAATATCCAGGCCCCGATACGGTGGTTTCGCGAGGTCTACCCTGCACTCGATGTCGACCAGGCAACTTCGCTCGGCTTCGCGTTCGCCGAACAAGCTCAGTTGACGTCCTTCGGCCCATTGAGTTTTCCGCTGGTCAGCGCAGGCTCGGTAGCTGAGATCGTGGAGCTGCTCACCTATCTGCCTTTGATCTCGACGGCTCTCAGTCCGCAGTTCCACCCAAGTGACGAGGGACTCACCGTCGGGCTCGCCGCGCACACAGGCGATTCGGCGCTGAACTGCCTGGTCGTCGCGTATAGCGGGTCGGCACTCCTGCGCCTGCTCGACATGCTGGCCGGCGATATGCCGACCGTGACACTCCATCTGAGCTGGTCAGCGCCGAACTTTCTAGCCGATAATGAGGATGCCCTAGCTGGGCGGTTGTTCTTCGACGCTCCGACGTCATTCCTTAGTGTCCCGGCAGACACTCTCAACGAGGTATGCAGGTTCTCCGATCCGGTCGCCTATCGACTTGCCATCGTGGATCTGCAACGAACCCTCGACCAGCGAAGTAAAACCATGTCTTTCTCGGAGAAGGTACGACGGCTGCTGGAGGAAGATCCTGGAAAGCGGAGTAAAGACTGGGTCGCACACGAGCTGTCGATATCGACTAGCACACTCAAGCGGCGCCTATCCGAGGAGGGGACCACCTTTCGCGAGTTGCGCGAATCATTTCTGCGTGACCGTGCGATGCTGCGGCTACTCGACCGATCGATGTCGGTGAGTGAGATAGCTGCCGATCTCGGATATAGCGACCTCGCGAACTTCTCGCACGCCTTCAAGCGATGGACCGGTCGCTCTCCCAGCGAATTTCGACACGAATAG
- a CDS encoding TetR/AcrR family transcriptional regulator — translation MTEPDSAAADPRTVADEQVDPRLARSRNRLLDAASHLLSTGGVEAVTVDAVTRVSKVARATLYRHFGSTTQLLAATFERLLPHVDTPTGDGPVRDQLIALLTTQADLVEQAPVQMTTLAWLAMGTIGDDHTDPAAVTSLRARVIEQYRQPFDRILTGPDARAMLGEFDTTFAIIELLGPIVFARLTGLRTIDHDDCAQLVDNFLATRPRVAVGNGTDRRSVPVTEYPPVDNG, via the coding sequence ATGACAGAGCCGGACTCTGCCGCGGCCGATCCGCGCACCGTAGCCGACGAGCAGGTCGATCCTCGGCTGGCGCGGTCCCGCAACCGGTTGCTCGACGCGGCCAGTCATCTGCTGTCCACCGGCGGGGTCGAAGCGGTCACAGTCGATGCCGTCACCCGCGTGTCGAAGGTCGCGCGCGCCACTCTCTATCGACACTTCGGAAGCACCACCCAACTGCTCGCGGCAACTTTCGAACGGTTGCTTCCCCATGTCGACACACCGACCGGCGACGGGCCCGTGCGCGATCAACTCATCGCGCTACTCACTACTCAGGCGGACCTCGTAGAACAAGCCCCAGTGCAGATGACCACGCTGGCCTGGCTGGCTATGGGAACGATCGGTGACGACCACACCGACCCGGCAGCGGTCACCTCGCTGCGTGCCCGCGTCATCGAGCAATATCGCCAACCGTTCGACCGGATCCTCACCGGCCCCGACGCGCGGGCGATGCTCGGCGAGTTCGACACCACCTTCGCCATCATCGAACTCCTCGGCCCGATCGTGTTCGCGCGCCTCACCGGACTACGCACCATCGATCATGACGACTGCGCCCAACTGGTCGACAACTTTCTCGCTACCCGCCCAAGGGTCGCGGTCGGAAACGGGACCGACCGTCGATCAGTGCCAGTGACCGAATACCCGCCCGTGGATAACGGGTGA
- a CDS encoding MFS transporter, translating into MNTSRTGAVEIARWTRAQYWVLAVSCLGVALVVAAMAALYSALPQIAVATGATQAQLTWIVDGYTLVLACLVLPAGAIGDRYGRRAVLVAGLAVFAAASALPLVLTDPVWLIAARALAGAGAALVMPSTLSILTAGFALAHRGRAVGVWAGVAGSGAVLGILGAGMLLERWSWQSVFVGLTVAGIVLAGLACTIAESRQPEHPPVDGIGAATVAVAIAAIVFAAIEVPARGWADPLVAVTAGVGVVAAVAFVAVELRISAPLLNVRLFGRRGFGAGSLSVTIQFLVTFGVFLLLVQYLQLILGYGPLASALALAPMVAPLAMISVIAPWLSSMVGLRVMTVTGLLTIAAGLVLVSRLDLAANYLDLLWPLLIMSAGLGLCTAPATYAIVADTPEAKHGVAAAVNDAAREIGAAIGIAVAGSVLAAGYTQRIQPALPRLPESAREPVADSLAAALQVAEKGGPAAQPLAEYAKAAFVHGSGEAALVLAAITAAGAIVLAVLAPGPTTRRCRAQPSCTMAPASRTSPTREGRPA; encoded by the coding sequence GTGAACACTTCCCGGACGGGCGCTGTCGAGATCGCCCGGTGGACCAGGGCCCAATACTGGGTGCTGGCAGTATCGTGCCTGGGGGTGGCGCTGGTCGTCGCGGCCATGGCGGCGTTGTACTCGGCGTTGCCTCAGATTGCAGTCGCGACCGGGGCGACCCAAGCCCAGCTCACCTGGATCGTTGACGGCTACACACTGGTGCTGGCGTGTCTGGTGTTGCCCGCCGGAGCCATCGGTGACCGCTATGGGCGCCGCGCGGTGCTGGTGGCGGGACTGGCGGTGTTCGCGGCCGCCTCGGCGTTGCCGCTGGTGCTGACCGACCCGGTGTGGCTCATCGCGGCACGCGCACTCGCCGGTGCTGGCGCAGCGTTAGTGATGCCATCGACCCTGTCGATTCTGACCGCAGGCTTCGCTCTAGCTCATCGCGGCCGAGCGGTGGGGGTATGGGCGGGCGTCGCCGGATCCGGAGCTGTTCTGGGGATTCTCGGTGCCGGGATGTTGCTTGAGCGGTGGTCGTGGCAATCGGTATTTGTCGGGCTGACCGTGGCGGGGATTGTGCTGGCCGGGTTGGCTTGCACGATCGCGGAGTCTCGCCAACCCGAGCATCCGCCGGTGGACGGAATTGGCGCGGCGACGGTGGCTGTCGCGATCGCGGCGATCGTGTTCGCCGCGATCGAGGTTCCCGCACGCGGCTGGGCCGACCCGCTCGTCGCTGTCACCGCCGGTGTCGGAGTCGTGGCGGCGGTGGCGTTCGTGGCCGTGGAGCTACGGATCTCGGCACCACTGTTAAACGTGCGGTTGTTCGGACGCCGAGGCTTCGGTGCTGGCTCCCTGTCCGTGACCATTCAGTTCCTGGTCACCTTTGGGGTGTTTCTACTGTTGGTCCAGTACCTACAGCTGATTCTCGGATACGGTCCGCTGGCGTCGGCCCTGGCGCTGGCGCCGATGGTGGCGCCGCTGGCCATGATTTCCGTAATCGCGCCTTGGCTCTCGAGCATGGTGGGATTGCGGGTGATGACCGTGACTGGCCTCCTCACCATCGCTGCCGGGCTGGTGCTGGTGAGCCGGTTGGACCTCGCCGCGAACTACCTCGACCTACTGTGGCCGCTGCTGATCATGAGCGCGGGCCTGGGATTGTGTACCGCCCCGGCGACTTACGCCATCGTCGCCGACACCCCCGAGGCCAAACACGGAGTCGCCGCGGCGGTGAATGATGCCGCCCGCGAGATCGGCGCCGCGATCGGGATCGCCGTGGCCGGCAGCGTGCTGGCCGCTGGCTATACTCAGCGTATCCAGCCCGCCCTACCCCGCCTGCCCGAGTCCGCTCGCGAACCAGTTGCCGATTCCCTGGCCGCCGCCCTGCAGGTCGCCGAAAAGGGCGGACCAGCGGCCCAGCCGCTAGCCGAGTACGCCAAGGCAGCGTTCGTGCACGGCAGCGGCGAGGCCGCGCTGGTGTTGGCTGCTATTACCGCCGCAGGCGCGATCGTGCTGGCTGTGCTTGCACCCGGGCCCACCACTCGCCGATGCCGCGCACAACCCTCGTGCACGATGGCTCCTGCCTCTCGCACGTCCCCTACCCGCGAAGGACGCCCGGCATGA
- a CDS encoding universal stress protein gives MTAYRTILVDTDGSDRSYRVVDRAAELAHATHARLVIVGVRHHIDERTLGVDLDRLGPEAYRLRGTNPVEAILRTACQHALAHGAIDIDTRILSEPTLRALLRLAATAAPDLIITADLCRSTPLARLLSDTPTELARRAHCDILIATTQ, from the coding sequence ATGACGGCCTATCGCACGATCCTTGTGGATACCGATGGATCCGATCGCTCCTACCGCGTGGTCGACCGCGCCGCCGAATTGGCCCACGCCACCCACGCCCGACTGGTTATCGTCGGCGTCCGCCACCACATCGACGAACGCACACTCGGAGTTGACCTCGACCGGCTGGGACCCGAGGCCTACCGGCTGCGCGGCACCAACCCGGTCGAAGCGATATTGCGCACGGCCTGCCAGCACGCCCTAGCGCACGGCGCCATCGACATCGACACCCGCATCTTGTCCGAACCCACTTTGCGTGCCCTATTGCGCCTTGCCGCCACTGCGGCGCCGGACCTCATCATCACCGCCGACTTGTGCCGGTCGACTCCGCTGGCCCGGCTGCTGTCCGATACACCGACCGAGCTCGCACGCAGAGCCCACTGCGACATCCTTATCGCCACCACCCAGTGA
- a CDS encoding PaaI family thioesterase, which translates to MSRTSDTTRSVSSEAEESTPLFPVVPPECQDLPPHHDHCLGCGPANPHGHQLSVRRDAEGVYARHTFDSRHVGAPAIAHGGAVATVLDDLFGFLLYTVGEPAVTRHLSIDYLSPVLLDTPYIARAHLHSRQGRKLNLRATIEDDHGHMVTTATALFLVVNIDHFFLASQRATSSDVPPTA; encoded by the coding sequence ATGAGCCGCACATCCGATACCACAAGATCCGTATCGTCCGAGGCCGAGGAGAGTACGCCCCTCTTCCCTGTGGTTCCGCCGGAATGCCAAGACTTGCCGCCCCATCATGATCATTGCCTCGGTTGTGGGCCAGCCAATCCGCACGGCCACCAGTTGAGCGTCCGACGTGACGCGGAAGGTGTCTACGCCCGTCACACGTTTGACTCCCGCCACGTTGGCGCCCCAGCGATCGCCCATGGCGGCGCAGTCGCCACCGTCCTCGACGACCTGTTCGGGTTCCTCCTCTACACCGTGGGAGAACCCGCCGTCACCCGCCACCTCTCCATCGACTACCTCTCCCCGGTTCTACTCGACACCCCGTATATCGCCCGCGCCCATCTTCATTCCCGCCAGGGTCGCAAACTGAACCTTCGGGCCACCATCGAAGACGACCATGGCCACATGGTTACAACCGCTACTGCGCTCTTTCTCGTCGTCAACATCGACCACTTCTTCCTGGCCTCACAGCGTGCCACCTCTTCAGACGTGCCACCAACGGCCTAA
- a CDS encoding protoglobin domain-containing protein, whose translation MTTDDMVAARKRLMEFTDEDEALLRQFSGVATAGMAEIADELRAYLNEHRDTAALLSERDTEEQAEHLRSDHLSGLTAGTVDADYLIERMRMAARHERLGVKPTWLLGAYNRFLCSAASRICESSSSSDPERALATLLALQRLVFLDIGLAADIYLAKREHSNREQQRAVSELPTPVLQLIPGLLVVPIVGELDDRRALNLTNQLMAHIRNSRAQAAVVDITGLPSIDLDVAAHLITAVKACALLGAEVIFTGLSAEVARTLVDISPQKTTLITFVDLQSGVEHATQTLGYEMVMTWPLRNT comes from the coding sequence GTGACCACCGATGACATGGTCGCTGCTCGGAAACGATTAATGGAATTCACCGATGAAGACGAGGCATTGCTGCGGCAGTTTAGCGGAGTCGCGACAGCCGGTATGGCTGAGATCGCCGACGAACTCCGCGCCTACCTAAACGAACACCGGGACACTGCCGCACTTCTTTCTGAGCGCGACACTGAGGAACAGGCCGAACATCTTCGAAGCGATCACCTTTCCGGTTTGACGGCGGGAACCGTCGATGCTGACTATCTCATCGAGCGTATGCGTATGGCCGCGCGTCACGAGCGACTCGGCGTGAAGCCGACATGGCTTCTCGGCGCGTACAATCGGTTTCTTTGCTCTGCTGCGAGCCGGATCTGTGAATCCAGCTCATCTTCCGATCCCGAGCGTGCGTTGGCGACGCTGCTGGCGCTACAAAGGCTGGTGTTCCTCGATATCGGCCTCGCCGCCGACATCTACCTCGCCAAACGCGAGCACTCGAATCGCGAGCAGCAGAGGGCGGTGAGCGAACTCCCGACTCCGGTACTGCAGTTGATCCCAGGGCTTCTGGTAGTCCCGATCGTAGGAGAATTGGACGATCGCCGGGCTCTTAATTTGACCAATCAGCTGATGGCGCATATCCGCAATTCGAGGGCGCAGGCCGCCGTCGTCGATATCACCGGACTGCCGTCGATCGATCTCGACGTTGCTGCCCATCTGATCACAGCAGTAAAAGCATGTGCGCTTTTGGGTGCGGAGGTTATTTTCACTGGGCTTTCCGCCGAAGTCGCCCGGACGCTTGTCGACATCAGTCCACAGAAAACTACGCTCATTACATTTGTCGACTTGCAGAGTGGGGTCGAGCATGCCACACAGACACTTGGGTACGAGATGGTGATGACGTGGCCATTACGCAATACCTGA
- a CDS encoding DUF2243 domain-containing protein, with the protein MSTPLVARSVWSGVLVGIGTASFIDETVFHQLLHWHHFYDKSTTSIGLVSDGLFHAFGFFAVVIGLVMVADLIRRAGLSKYGLAAGIFLGLGVMSREVVPLPAGKSM; encoded by the coding sequence GTGAGTACCCCTTTGGTTGCACGCTCGGTGTGGTCGGGTGTGCTGGTCGGTATCGGCACCGCGTCCTTCATCGACGAAACCGTGTTCCACCAGCTGCTGCATTGGCACCACTTCTACGACAAATCGACCACCTCGATAGGGCTGGTCTCAGACGGATTATTCCACGCGTTCGGGTTCTTCGCGGTGGTGATCGGGTTGGTGATGGTCGCCGATCTCATCCGTCGCGCAGGGTTGTCGAAGTACGGCTTGGCCGCTGGGATCTTCCTCGGACTAGGTGTGATGTCCAGGGAGGTTGTCCCGCTCCCCGCGGGTAAGTCGATGTGA
- a CDS encoding site-specific integrase: protein MLTELAPGYWKARVRVRDSSGKRRDLIRVSPTKLDSRNRPIPDRTGQRALDAVMAAAAVITVGLSGELSTSMTVRDLWVRYRASLIAQDRTESTIARYDEVAKMFNTAFGDRRLFEVTTSAVETFLTDVGKARGPSNMRTGRIVLSGMFRYAVRTSPLEINPVREVQMPKNIEAKGRTGGAGDLTTDELRYILSAVRTSQILCPRQLAKAERERGTPVKAYTPPTVAAYCESADLADIITLYAATGLRRSQMLALLWTDIDLDAATLRPTGKLVRVAGKGLVRVTRKDDPKNRTGTIALPEFAVEMLKRRKAAVANRRPASPPDPGIEVLDLVFPSAVGTLRDPQNVGHGWQRVREALGFAEDITPHSFRHAVATILDDAGLSARVTADVLGHVDPAMTQRHYMARGRPHKAAADVLNRAVTG, encoded by the coding sequence ATGCTCACCGAACTCGCTCCCGGGTACTGGAAAGCGCGTGTCCGGGTCCGTGACTCCTCCGGAAAACGACGCGACCTCATCCGTGTCTCCCCTACCAAACTCGACTCCCGCAACCGCCCGATCCCCGACCGCACCGGCCAACGAGCACTCGACGCCGTCATGGCCGCTGCTGCCGTCATCACCGTCGGCCTCAGCGGCGAACTGTCCACATCCATGACCGTGCGCGACCTGTGGGTCCGGTACCGGGCAAGCCTCATCGCACAAGACCGCACCGAATCCACCATCGCCCGCTACGACGAAGTCGCCAAAATGTTCAACACCGCCTTCGGTGACCGGCGCCTGTTCGAAGTCACCACTTCCGCGGTCGAAACCTTCCTCACCGACGTCGGAAAAGCCAGGGGGCCTTCGAACATGCGCACCGGGCGCATCGTGCTCTCGGGCATGTTCCGCTACGCAGTCCGCACCAGCCCCCTCGAGATCAACCCCGTCCGCGAAGTCCAGATGCCGAAAAACATCGAAGCCAAGGGCCGCACCGGCGGCGCCGGCGACCTCACCACCGACGAACTGCGCTACATCCTCTCCGCCGTCCGGACCTCCCAGATCCTGTGCCCGCGACAACTCGCCAAAGCCGAACGAGAACGCGGCACACCCGTCAAGGCATACACCCCACCCACCGTCGCCGCCTACTGCGAAAGCGCCGACCTCGCCGACATAATCACCCTCTACGCCGCCACCGGCCTGCGCCGCTCCCAGATGCTCGCACTGTTGTGGACCGACATCGACCTCGACGCAGCGACCCTGCGTCCCACCGGAAAACTCGTCCGCGTCGCGGGCAAAGGACTGGTCCGTGTGACCAGGAAAGATGACCCGAAGAACCGGACCGGCACCATCGCACTGCCCGAGTTCGCGGTGGAAATGCTCAAACGCCGCAAAGCCGCGGTGGCGAACCGGCGACCGGCTTCTCCTCCGGACCCCGGAATCGAGGTCCTGGATCTGGTGTTCCCCTCGGCCGTGGGGACATTGCGTGACCCGCAAAACGTCGGACACGGCTGGCAGCGTGTCCGTGAAGCCCTGGGGTTCGCCGAGGACATCACCCCACACAGTTTCCGCCACGCCGTGGCCACCATCCTCGACGACGCCGGCCTGTCGGCCCGTGTCACTGCCGATGTCCTCGGCCACGTCGACCCCGCGATGACCCAACGCCACTACATGGCACGCGGACGCCCACACAAGGCCGCCGCCGATGTCCTCAACCGAGCGGTGACCGGATAG
- a CDS encoding DUF2637 domain-containing protein, with the protein MRTERAHVFFWTELCIAAGVSVIGNATQAVLHTTALPLLAATVAVIPPLALLAAVHGVALLARADTVSLTARRAATALTVVIAGGAFWLSFTALRALAITAGVPAGEAWLWPLIVEGSMTQSSLALLILAHAHHPNTDIDATSQTPARIPALEPLPTETVRAALPASPPEPCEPVEEPLDDRISSDIDLEALAMSICDQDPGGRRDRATVFAVLSHRYLDGWSAAHIARELGRSRSAVSRILRDAERLHASAATDRAHADNAPPADRAHTGPTVRT; encoded by the coding sequence GTGCGCACCGAACGTGCGCACGTCTTCTTCTGGACCGAGCTCTGTATCGCCGCCGGAGTCAGCGTGATCGGCAACGCGACCCAAGCCGTCCTGCACACCACGGCCCTGCCCTTGCTCGCGGCCACTGTCGCGGTCATTCCGCCCCTGGCGTTGCTGGCAGCCGTTCATGGTGTTGCGCTGCTCGCACGCGCCGACACCGTATCCCTCACTGCGCGTCGCGCTGCGACCGCCCTGACCGTGGTGATCGCCGGCGGGGCGTTCTGGCTGTCGTTCACCGCGCTACGCGCCCTCGCGATCACCGCGGGCGTGCCCGCTGGCGAAGCGTGGCTGTGGCCGCTCATCGTCGAGGGAAGCATGACGCAAAGTTCGCTGGCCCTGCTAATTCTGGCGCACGCACACCACCCCAACACCGACATCGACGCGACATCCCAGACGCCAGCACGGATACCCGCCCTCGAACCACTCCCGACCGAGACTGTCCGAGCAGCACTGCCTGCCTCGCCACCGGAACCTTGCGAACCCGTCGAGGAACCACTCGACGATCGGATCAGCTCAGACATCGACCTGGAGGCGCTGGCGATGTCGATCTGCGACCAAGACCCCGGCGGGCGTCGCGATCGTGCGACCGTCTTTGCGGTGTTGTCACATCGCTACCTCGATGGTTGGAGCGCCGCACACATTGCACGTGAACTCGGACGCAGCCGGTCCGCCGTCAGCCGGATCCTGCGAGATGCCGAACGACTGCATGCAAGTGCTGCCACCGACCGTGCGCACGCCGACAACGCCCCACCCGCCGACCGTGCGCACACCGGTCCAACCGTGCGCACGTAG